In Hyphomicrobium denitrificans ATCC 51888, the DNA window GGACGATCTGATCGTGCTAGGCCTCGAAGACAAAGATCCCGACGCTCCGGGCAAGATCAAACTCTACCTCGCGACCAAGCCCAACATCGAATTGAAAGAATGGGTGACCACCGACGCGCAGGGTCTGAACACCCGGGTGGAGCTGCTGGGTCTGGAAAAAAGCAACGACCTCGATAGTAATTTGTTTAAAATTCAATCACTTGGACCACACCGTACGACGCCGAACTGAAGATTTTCGCGGTGAATCAATGTGTTGCGCATTTGCCCGACGCAATGCGCAACCTGGGGATATTTTTTTGAGCCAGTTCACATTTTCGTGATCGGCTCTCGCGGGCTCTATTGAATTTCCCGGCTTTGCGCTTAACTCATGGACATGCAGGTGGCGTCACCCTGTATTCGGTAGTGCCCCCCGTCTAGCCGAAGACGCCGCCTCTGGTATCGGTTTCCCTCCCGGTACCGAGCGCGTAAATGCGCATCGCGCCCAGTCCCTCCCCCCGGGACTGGGCGCACTCTTTTGTGGCCCGTATTTTTCAAGTCATCTAGAGCAACGCAGTCATTGCATGGCGCGCGCTCGATCTCCTTGCGAAAACTCAAGTCGCGATTCCGAAGCGACTGCAGCGGTGACTGAACCTGAGAGCAATGTCTCTACAGCGAGCAAGTCGGTCGCAAGCGTGTGCAGACGTTTTAGTATCAATGATGAGAAGTGCGACGCCAGATCGACATCCTGGCGCATCAGCTCGTGCATCTTCTCGCGCGAAATCCGGAGCGCTCTGACCTGATCGCGCGCAATGATCGTCGTCGGATGAGCGATTTCGATCATCATCGCCAACTCCGCCACGAGTGATCCCTCGGGAAGAATTTCTTCGCGTGATTGCTTGCGATCGACGGCGCGCCGAATGCAGGTTCCGGAGAC includes these proteins:
- a CDS encoding cyclic nucleotide-binding domain-containing protein; amino-acid sequence: MAIDALVKPFLALPLFRDLKPLQISEIARHAERIVYRNGDVVTAEGQIADAAILIVSGTCIRRAVDRKQSREEILPEGSLVAELAMMIEIAHPTTIIARDQVRALRISREKMHELMRQDVDLASHFSSLILKRLHTLATDLLAVETLLSGSVTAAVASESRLEFSQGDRARAMQ